A window of the Dickeya dianthicola NCPPB 453 genome harbors these coding sequences:
- the prmB gene encoding 50S ribosomal protein L3 N(5)-glutamine methyltransferase, protein MDKIFVDEAVNDLHTIRDMLRWTVSRFNAADVYYGHGTDNPWDEALQLVLPSLFLPLDIPEDMYLARLTSSERHRIVERVIRRVNERIPVAYLTNKAWFCGLEFYVDERVLVPRSPIGELINQRFASLLPNAPRHILDLCTGSGCIAIACAQAFPEAEVDAVDISAEALAVTEQNIQQHGMEYNVTPIRSDLFRDLPAIQYDLIVTNPPYVDEDDMADLPQEYRFEPELGLAAGSDGLKLVRRILACAPDYLTEDGVLICEVGNSMVHLMEQYPDIPFTWLEFDNGGDGVFMLTRSQLLDCQAHFNLYRD, encoded by the coding sequence TTGGATAAAATTTTCGTCGATGAGGCGGTCAACGATCTGCATACCATTCGGGATATGCTGCGCTGGACAGTGAGCCGGTTTAACGCCGCCGACGTCTACTACGGCCACGGCACCGATAATCCGTGGGATGAGGCACTGCAACTGGTGCTGCCCAGTCTGTTTCTGCCGCTCGATATTCCGGAAGACATGTACCTCGCCCGGCTGACGTCCAGCGAGCGTCATCGCATCGTCGAGCGGGTGATTCGCCGCGTCAACGAACGTATTCCGGTGGCTTATCTGACGAACAAAGCCTGGTTTTGCGGACTGGAATTTTATGTCGATGAGCGGGTGCTGGTGCCCCGTTCGCCGATTGGCGAGCTGATCAACCAGCGTTTTGCGTCGCTGTTGCCTAATGCGCCGCGTCATATTCTCGATTTGTGTACCGGCAGCGGCTGCATCGCCATCGCCTGCGCGCAGGCATTCCCCGAAGCGGAGGTGGATGCGGTGGATATTTCCGCCGAGGCGCTGGCGGTGACCGAGCAGAATATCCAGCAGCACGGCATGGAATATAACGTCACGCCGATCCGCTCCGATCTGTTCCGTGACCTGCCGGCGATTCAGTATGACCTGATTGTGACCAACCCGCCGTACGTGGACGAGGACGACATGGCCGACCTGCCGCAGGAGTACCGCTTCGAGCCGGAGCTGGGGCTGGCGGCGGGCAGCGACGGCCTGAAACTGGTGCGCCGGATTCTGGCATGCGCGCCGGATTACCTCACGGAGGATGGCGTGCTGATCTGCGAAGTCGGCAACAGCATGGTGCATCTGATGGAGCAGTATCCGGACATTCCGTTCACCTGGCTGGAGTTCGACAACGGCGGCGACGGCGTCTTCATGTTGACCCGTTCCCAACTGCTGGACTGTCAGGCGCATTTCAATCTTTACCGGGATTAA
- the smrB gene encoding endonuclease SmrB, whose translation MKKKFILDDEEQALFRTSVAGATRLRQDTYVHRPARIRPGALPPRRMIQEQVDASFYFSDEFQPQLENEGPTRYVRPGASHYELKKLRRGDYSPELFLDLHGLTQLEAKQELGALLAACRREHIYCACVMHGHGKHILKQQTPLWLAQHPDVLAFHQAPREFGGDAALLVLVAQESADEE comes from the coding sequence ATGAAAAAAAAATTCATCCTTGATGACGAGGAACAGGCGCTTTTCCGCACGTCAGTGGCGGGCGCCACCCGGTTACGTCAGGACACCTATGTTCACCGCCCGGCCCGTATCAGGCCTGGTGCGTTGCCGCCACGGCGGATGATTCAGGAACAGGTGGACGCCAGTTTCTATTTTTCGGACGAGTTTCAGCCGCAGTTGGAAAATGAAGGGCCGACGCGTTATGTGCGGCCGGGCGCCAGCCATTACGAACTGAAGAAACTGCGCCGCGGCGACTATTCGCCGGAATTGTTTCTGGACCTGCACGGGCTAACGCAGTTGGAAGCCAAGCAGGAACTGGGGGCGCTGCTGGCCGCCTGCCGGCGCGAACATATCTACTGCGCCTGCGTGATGCATGGTCATGGCAAACACATACTCAAACAGCAAACGCCGCTGTGGCTGGCCCAGCATCCGGATGTACTGGCGTTTCATCAGGCGCCCAGAGAATTCGGCGGCGACGCAGCCCTGCTGGTGCTGGTGGCGCAGGAAAGCGCCGACGAGGAATAA
- the sixA gene encoding phosphohistidine phosphatase SixA yields the protein MQVFIMRHGDAVPDAASDALRPLSSRGDEESRQMAAWFNDQSVDIDRVLVSPYVRAQQTLQVAAEVLPLPESEYLPELTPGGNAELVCDYLLALAKEGTNAVLVISHLPLVGYLVAGLCPTETAPMFATSAIACVELDDVSGTGVYHWQVTPSQLTAKVKP from the coding sequence ATGCAAGTTTTTATCATGCGTCATGGTGATGCCGTACCTGACGCCGCCAGTGATGCGCTCCGGCCTTTAAGCAGCCGGGGAGATGAAGAATCTCGTCAGATGGCAGCCTGGTTCAACGATCAGTCGGTTGATATTGATCGGGTGTTGGTGAGTCCTTACGTGCGGGCTCAACAGACGTTGCAGGTCGCGGCGGAGGTGTTGCCGCTGCCGGAAAGTGAATACCTGCCGGAGCTGACGCCGGGAGGCAACGCCGAACTGGTGTGCGATTATCTGCTGGCGCTGGCGAAAGAAGGCACCAATGCGGTGCTGGTGATTTCCCACTTGCCGCTGGTGGGATATCTGGTCGCCGGGCTGTGCCCGACGGAAACCGCGCCCATGTTCGCCACGTCGGCCATTGCCTGCGTTGAGCTGGATGATGTCTCCGGTACGGGCGTATACCACTGGCAGGTCACGCCGTCCCAACTGACAGCCAAAGTCAAACCCTGA
- the fadJ gene encoding fatty acid oxidation complex subunit alpha FadJ has protein sequence MTELNATQQAHDHEALAAFRLMLRPDNIGVITVDVPGEKVNTLKAEFAEQIRAVLVQARRHRGLQGLVILSGKPESFIAGADISMLDACSDAAAAQALAETGQEALEAIARLPFPVVAAIHGACLGGGLELALACDYRLCTPDDSTRLGLPEVQLGLLPGAGGTQRLPRLIGVDRALELILTGRQLQAAQARRLGLVDEVVPHAVLLEAALDFIRRGKRQASSPGWRHRLLMLPYVRRWLFERLRRQTQAKTQGNYPATTRIIDVVRRGLEQGSQAGYQAEARAFGRLVASPESVALRRLFFTATALKKERGAPVEPGPLRRVGVLGGGLMGGGIASVTALNGRLPVRIKDIHEQGVTHALCHSWQRLNKQVARRRITPAEQRRQMSLISGGTDYRGFEHVDVVIEAVFEDVALKQQMVRETEAVTPPHAVFATNTSSLPIHQIAAGASRPEQVIGLHYFSPVDKMPLVEVIPHAGTSEQALSTTVALAKKQGKTAIVVADKAGFYVNRILAPYLNEAACCLLEGEPVESVDRALVRFGFPVGPFTLLDEVGIDVAMKIVPVLVAELGARFCAPPALEAIARDNRKGRKNGRGFYRYDQSRYERLCRLWRRQGNVPDGSLYPLLDVTAKAHLDPALIAQRCVMMMLNEAVRCLDEGVIRRPGDGDIGAVMGIGFPPFLGGPFHYMNQLGIATVVGTLLSLQAQYGDRFAPAEGLRRRQSQQVDFADEMER, from the coding sequence ATGACCGAATTGAATGCGACGCAGCAGGCGCACGACCATGAGGCGCTCGCCGCTTTTCGGCTGATGCTACGCCCCGATAATATCGGGGTGATTACCGTGGATGTCCCCGGCGAGAAAGTGAATACCCTGAAAGCGGAATTCGCGGAACAGATACGTGCGGTGCTGGTGCAGGCCCGACGGCACCGCGGCCTGCAGGGGCTGGTCATTCTTTCCGGCAAACCGGAGTCGTTTATCGCCGGGGCGGATATCAGCATGCTGGATGCCTGTTCCGACGCCGCAGCGGCGCAGGCGCTGGCTGAAACCGGGCAGGAAGCACTGGAGGCGATCGCCCGTTTGCCGTTCCCGGTGGTGGCGGCTATTCACGGCGCCTGTCTGGGCGGCGGGCTGGAGCTGGCGCTGGCTTGCGATTATCGTCTCTGTACGCCGGACGACAGTACCCGTCTCGGGTTGCCGGAAGTGCAATTAGGGCTATTGCCGGGCGCAGGCGGCACCCAGCGGCTTCCACGCTTGATTGGCGTGGACCGCGCGCTGGAATTGATTCTGACCGGGAGGCAGTTGCAGGCGGCTCAGGCGCGGCGGCTCGGGTTGGTGGATGAGGTGGTGCCGCACGCCGTATTGCTGGAGGCGGCGCTGGACTTTATCCGCCGCGGTAAACGGCAGGCGTCCTCGCCCGGCTGGCGGCACCGGTTGCTGATGCTGCCTTACGTCCGCCGCTGGCTGTTTGAGCGGTTGCGGCGGCAGACGCAGGCGAAAACCCAGGGCAATTACCCGGCGACGACGCGCATCATTGACGTGGTGCGTCGTGGTCTGGAGCAAGGCAGTCAGGCCGGCTATCAGGCGGAGGCCCGCGCTTTCGGCCGACTGGTGGCGTCGCCGGAGTCCGTGGCGTTGCGGCGGCTGTTTTTTACCGCCACCGCGCTGAAAAAAGAGCGGGGCGCGCCGGTCGAGCCCGGTCCGCTGCGCCGGGTCGGGGTGCTGGGCGGCGGTTTGATGGGCGGCGGCATCGCCAGCGTCACCGCGCTTAACGGTCGATTGCCGGTCAGGATTAAAGATATCCATGAGCAAGGCGTCACCCACGCGCTGTGCCACAGCTGGCAGCGCTTGAACAAACAGGTGGCGCGCCGGCGCATCACGCCCGCAGAGCAGCGGCGACAGATGAGCCTGATTTCCGGTGGCACCGATTACCGCGGATTTGAGCATGTTGATGTGGTGATAGAAGCGGTATTCGAAGATGTGGCGCTCAAACAGCAGATGGTGCGGGAAACCGAAGCAGTGACGCCGCCGCATGCAGTGTTTGCCACCAATACCTCGTCGCTGCCGATTCATCAGATAGCCGCCGGCGCCAGCCGGCCCGAACAGGTGATAGGCCTGCACTATTTCAGCCCGGTGGACAAGATGCCGCTGGTCGAGGTGATTCCGCATGCCGGAACCAGCGAGCAGGCGCTGTCCACCACGGTGGCGCTGGCGAAGAAGCAGGGCAAAACCGCCATCGTGGTGGCGGATAAGGCCGGGTTTTATGTTAATCGCATTCTGGCGCCTTACCTGAATGAAGCCGCTTGCTGCCTGTTGGAGGGCGAACCGGTAGAGTCGGTTGATCGGGCGCTGGTGCGTTTCGGTTTCCCTGTCGGGCCTTTCACCTTGCTGGATGAGGTGGGGATTGATGTGGCGATGAAGATTGTACCGGTGCTGGTGGCGGAGCTGGGCGCGCGGTTTTGCGCGCCGCCGGCGCTGGAAGCGATTGCCCGTGACAACCGGAAAGGCCGTAAAAACGGCCGTGGCTTTTATCGCTACGATCAATCGCGCTATGAGCGGTTATGCAGGTTGTGGCGGCGTCAGGGCAACGTGCCCGACGGCAGTCTTTATCCCTTGCTGGATGTGACGGCCAAAGCGCACCTGGATCCGGCGCTGATTGCACAGCGCTGCGTCATGATGATGTTGAATGAGGCGGTGCGTTGTCTGGATGAAGGGGTGATCCGCCGTCCGGGCGACGGCGACATCGGCGCGGTGATGGGGATCGGATTTCCGCCGTTTCTGGGCGGCCCGTTCCATTACATGAATCAATTAGGGATAGCAACGGTGGTGGGAACCCTGCTGTCGTTGCAGGCGCAGTACGGCGATCGGTTTGCGCCGGCGGAAGGACTGCGGCGGCGGCAGTCGCAGCAGGTTGACTTTGCTGATGAAATGGAACGCTGA
- a CDS encoding YfcZ/YiiS family protein — MTNAINKCSAEETAACCCVDVGTVMDNTDCTASYSRVFTHHSDAEQTQQQLTEKARSVESEPCVIDARLSEAEGGFKLDMDFTFSCQAETLIFQLGLR; from the coding sequence ATGACGAACGCGATTAACAAATGTAGCGCAGAAGAAACCGCCGCCTGTTGCTGTGTGGATGTAGGAACCGTAATGGATAACACCGATTGCACCGCATCTTACAGTCGTGTGTTTACCCACCATAGCGACGCAGAGCAGACGCAGCAACAACTGACGGAAAAAGCCCGTTCGGTTGAATCCGAGCCCTGCGTGATTGACGCCCGCCTGTCCGAGGCGGAAGGCGGCTTCAAACTGGATATGGATTTCACGTTTAGCTGCCAGGCGGAAACCCTGATCTTTCAACTGGGCCTGCGCTAA
- the fadL gene encoding long-chain fatty acid transporter FadL, with the protein MSQKVLLKKTSLAVALALMASNATAAGFQLNEFSSSGLGRAFSGESAIADNATSGSRNPATMTLFDRPAFSGGVTYINPDIDLRGSSSTGRDASEDNIVPHAWVPNLHFIMPLNEQWAVGASATTNFGLATEFSDNFSAGSIAGKTDLKTSNLNLSAAYRLNQHFSFGLGVNAVYADAKIVRNAGEVGPALGVSSTSEIMHMDGKEWGYGWNAGILYELDKNNRFGLSYRSKVDIDFNGAFRSSRTPARGTVPANLTLNLPEMWEFSAYHRVDPQWAVHYSLAYTSWSTFQELRATDSNGQPLFQKDERFHDSYRIALGTTYYYDNNWTFRTGIAFDDSPAPADKRTISIPDQDRLWLSAGTTYAFNKDASVDVGVSYMHGQKVTIHEPGVAANLPSYTFTAKGQAWLYGVNFNYSF; encoded by the coding sequence ATGAGCCAGAAAGTCCTGTTAAAGAAAACATCACTTGCTGTGGCGCTGGCGCTAATGGCATCCAATGCAACCGCTGCCGGTTTCCAGTTGAATGAGTTCTCCTCATCCGGTCTGGGCCGCGCCTTCTCGGGTGAAAGCGCGATTGCAGACAACGCCACCTCCGGCAGCCGCAACCCGGCGACCATGACGCTATTTGACCGCCCGGCTTTCTCCGGCGGCGTGACCTACATTAATCCGGACATCGATTTGCGCGGTTCCAGCAGCACCGGCCGCGATGCCAGCGAAGACAATATTGTGCCGCACGCCTGGGTGCCCAACCTGCATTTCATCATGCCGCTGAACGAGCAGTGGGCGGTAGGTGCATCCGCCACCACCAACTTCGGTCTGGCAACCGAATTCAGCGACAACTTCAGCGCCGGCTCCATCGCTGGCAAAACCGACCTGAAGACCTCCAACCTGAATCTGAGCGCGGCCTATCGTCTCAACCAGCATTTCAGCTTTGGTCTGGGCGTCAACGCCGTGTATGCCGATGCCAAGATTGTGCGTAACGCCGGCGAAGTCGGCCCGGCGCTGGGCGTGAGTTCAACCTCTGAAATCATGCATATGGACGGTAAAGAGTGGGGATATGGCTGGAACGCCGGCATCCTGTATGAACTGGATAAAAACAACCGTTTCGGCCTGAGCTACCGCTCTAAGGTGGACATCGATTTTAACGGGGCTTTCAGAAGCTCACGGACTCCCGCGCGCGGTACGGTTCCTGCCAACCTGACGCTCAACCTGCCGGAAATGTGGGAGTTCTCCGCTTACCACCGCGTCGATCCGCAATGGGCGGTTCACTATAGCCTGGCCTACACCAGTTGGAGCACGTTCCAGGAACTGCGCGCTACCGACAGTAACGGCCAGCCACTGTTTCAGAAAGACGAGCGCTTCCACGACTCTTACCGCATCGCTCTGGGGACGACGTACTACTACGACAACAACTGGACGTTCCGCACCGGCATCGCGTTTGACGATAGCCCGGCACCAGCCGACAAACGCACCATTTCTATCCCGGATCAGGATCGTCTCTGGCTGAGCGCCGGCACCACCTACGCCTTCAACAAAGACGCCTCGGTGGACGTGGGCGTGTCTTACATGCACGGCCAGAAAGTCACCATCCACGAACCCGGCGTCGCGGCTAACCTGCCCTCTTACACCTTTACCGCTAAAGGTCAGGCGTGGTTGTACGGCGTGAACTTCAACTACAGTTTCTAA
- the mqo gene encoding malate dehydrogenase (quinone) produces the protein MKKRVVTTLCLGAIGLAQPVMAEENKAVDVVLIGGGVMSATLGTYLQVLEPNWTISMVERLDNVAEESSNGWNNAGTGHSAFMELNYTPEKADGSIDISKAVEISEAFEISRQFWSYQISHNVMKDPSSFINSVPHMSFVWGDDNVNYLNKRYQALQHSTLFRGMEFSDNAEQIKQWIPLVMEGRDPKQKIAATRMPIGTDVNYGEVTRQLVDGLKQHTTFNLKLSNEVRDIKRNPDKTWSVVVADLKNGGKESAIKARFVFIGAGGAALQLLQKSGIPEAGNYGGFPVGGEFLVTDNQDIVKRHLAKVYGKASVGAPPMSVPHLDTRIFNGKPALLFGPFATFSSKFLKNGSLWDLLSSMNTSNFMPMVNVGIDNVDLVKYLIGQLMMSDDDRFAALKEYFPQAKQSDWRLAVAGQRVQVIKKDNDLGGVLKLGTEIVSDKDGSIAALLGASPGASTAAPIMLSLMQTVFKDKVATPEWQAKLKEIVPSYGQKLEGNIDLTNKIRGYTSSTLKLNYMEVKPE, from the coding sequence ATGAAAAAACGAGTGGTTACCACCTTGTGTCTGGGCGCCATCGGGCTGGCACAGCCGGTCATGGCGGAAGAAAATAAAGCAGTGGATGTGGTTCTGATCGGCGGCGGTGTCATGAGCGCCACGCTGGGCACCTATTTACAGGTACTGGAACCGAACTGGACCATCAGCATGGTCGAGCGTCTGGATAACGTGGCTGAGGAAAGCTCCAACGGCTGGAATAACGCCGGCACCGGCCACTCCGCGTTCATGGAGCTGAATTACACGCCGGAAAAAGCCGATGGGTCGATTGACATCAGCAAAGCTGTTGAAATCAGCGAAGCGTTCGAAATCTCTCGTCAGTTCTGGTCTTATCAAATTTCTCACAATGTGATGAAAGACCCGTCGTCGTTCATCAATAGCGTGCCGCACATGAGTTTCGTGTGGGGCGACGACAACGTTAATTATCTGAACAAACGTTATCAGGCGCTGCAACACAGCACTCTGTTCCGCGGCATGGAGTTTTCCGACAACGCGGAGCAGATCAAGCAGTGGATCCCGCTGGTGATGGAGGGGCGTGATCCGAAACAGAAGATTGCCGCCACCCGTATGCCGATCGGCACCGACGTCAACTATGGCGAAGTTACCCGCCAACTGGTGGATGGGTTGAAACAGCATACGACTTTCAACCTGAAACTGAGCAACGAAGTGCGCGATATCAAGCGCAACCCGGACAAAACCTGGAGCGTGGTAGTGGCCGACCTGAAAAACGGCGGTAAAGAAAGCGCTATCAAAGCCAGGTTCGTGTTCATTGGCGCCGGCGGCGCGGCGCTGCAACTGCTGCAGAAATCCGGCATTCCGGAAGCGGGCAACTACGGCGGCTTCCCGGTCGGCGGCGAGTTCCTGGTCACCGATAACCAGGACATCGTAAAACGCCATCTCGCCAAGGTATACGGTAAAGCCTCGGTTGGTGCGCCGCCGATGTCCGTACCGCATCTGGATACCCGTATTTTCAACGGTAAGCCGGCGCTGCTGTTCGGGCCGTTCGCCACCTTCTCCAGCAAATTCCTGAAAAACGGTTCGCTGTGGGATCTGCTCTCTTCGATGAACACCTCCAACTTTATGCCGATGGTAAATGTGGGGATCGATAACGTCGATCTGGTGAAATACTTGATCGGCCAGTTGATGATGAGCGACGATGACCGTTTTGCCGCGCTAAAAGAGTACTTCCCGCAGGCCAAACAGTCTGACTGGCGTCTGGCGGTGGCGGGTCAGCGCGTACAGGTCATCAAGAAAGACAACGATCTGGGCGGCGTATTGAAGCTGGGCACTGAGATTGTCAGCGACAAAGACGGTTCTATCGCTGCGCTGCTGGGCGCGTCGCCAGGTGCGTCCACCGCGGCGCCGATCATGCTGAGCCTGATGCAGACCGTGTTCAAGGATAAGGTTGCGACGCCGGAATGGCAGGCCAAACTGAAGGAGATCGTTCCGTCTTACGGCCAGAAACTGGAAGGCAATATCGATCTGACCAACAAGATCCGTGGTTACACCAGCAGCACGCTGAAACTGAACTACATGGAAGTGAAGCCGGAATAA